AATTTTCATCCTCAAccacaacattttccgtcaagattgCAACTCCTCTCTTTTTGACAGTTCTATCTACTGCAGAGatggcctgcaaagttctgtcatactttccatgttcatgcccaaacagttcgagcttctaatttaaaaaatgaatctctccagaaataagtctcactgttgccgcctgttatagacccccctcggCTCCCATcggtgccctggacaccatatgtgaattgattgccccctatCTATCTTCAGCGTTCGTTCTATTAAGTGACCTAACcagggatatgcttaacaccccggccgtcctacaatccaagctagatgccctcaatctcacacaaattatcaaggaacccaccaggtacaaccctaaatccataaacatgggcaccctaatagatattatcctgaccaacttgccctccaaatacacctctgctgttttaaatcaggatctcagcgatcgtTGCCTGCATCCgatatgggtccgcggtcaatagaccacccctcatcactgtcaaacgctccctaaaacacttctgcaaacaggtctttctaatcgacctggcccgggtatcctggaaggatttttacgtcatcccgtcagtagaggatgcctggttgttctttaaaagtaatttcctcaccatcttaaataagcatgcccctttctaagaacagatatagcccttggttcactccagacctgactgccctcgaccagcacaaaaacatcctgtggcgtactgcactagcatcaaatagtccccgtgatatgcatcTTTTCAGacaagtcaggaaccaatacactcagtcagttaggaaagcaaaggctagctttttcgaacagaaatgtgcatcctgtagctctaacttcaaaagttctgggacactgtaaagtccatggagaagaagagcacctcatcccagttgcccactgcactgaggctaggaaacactgtcaccaccgataactccacgataatcgagaatttcaagaagcatttctctatggctgaCCAGagactcttaaatagaacctggaccagctggctaccccaaccccggccaacagctccgcactcCCGCAGCTActttcccaagcctccccagcttctccttcacccaaatccagatagctgatgttcttaaagagctgcaaaacctggacctgtacaaatctgctgggctagacaatctggaccctctgtttctaaaattatctgccgccattgtggcaacccctattactagtctgttcaacctctttcctATCTTCCgaattcctaaagattggaacgctgccgtggtcatcccactcttcaaaggggtgacactctagacccaaactgttacagacctatatccatcctgccctgcctttctaaagtcttcgaaagccatgttaacaaacagatcactgaccatttcaaatcccaccgtaccttctcaaatcaaatcaaatttatttaaatagcccttcgtacatcagctgatatctcaaagtgctgtacagaaacccagcctaaaaccccaaacagcaagcaatgcaggtgtagaagcacggtggctaggaaaaactcccatgaaaggccaaaacctaggaagaaacctagagaggaatatGTGCTatggctatgtggggtggccagtcctcttctggctgtgcccggtggagattataacagaacatggccaagatgttcataaatgaccagcatggtcgaataataataaggcagaacagttgaaactggagcagcagcacggtcaggtggactggggacagcaaggagtcatcatgtcaggtattcctggggcatggtcctagggctcaggtcctccgagagagagaaagaaagagagaattagagagagcatatgtgggatggccagtcctcttctggctgtgccgggtggagattataacagaacatggccaagatgttcaaatgttcataaatgaccagcatggtcgaataataaaaaggcagaacagttgaaactggagcatcagcacggccaggtggactggggacagcaaggagtcatcatgtcaggtagtcctggggcatggtcctagggctcaggtcctccgagagagagaaagaaagagagaaggagagaattagagaacgcacacttagattcacacaggacaccgaataggacaggagaagtactctagatataacaaactgaccctagccccccgacacataaactactgcagcataaatactggaggctgggacaggaggggtcaggagacactgtggccccatccgaggacacccccggacagggccaaacaggaaggatataacccacccactttgccaaagcacagcccccacaccactagagggatatcttcaaccaccaacttaccatcctgagacaaggctgagtatagcccacatagacctccgccacggcacaacccaaggggggcggggggcaccaacccagacaggatgaccacatcagtgaatcaacccactcaggtgacgtaCCCCCTGTGCAATCCGGTGTTCGAGCTGgccacgggtgcacctcagccactctcaaagtactaaacgatatcataaccgccatcgataaaagacagtactgtgcagccgtcttcatcgacctggccaaggctttcgactctgtcaatcaccgtattcttatcggcagactcaacagccgaTAATAACAACCGATCAATCaacaaccgatcgctgcccacacccgcccgactagcatcactactctggacggttctaacttagaatatgtggacaactacaatacataggtgtctggttagactataaactctccttctagactaATATTtagcatttccaatccaaaattaaatctagaaccggattcctatttcgcaacaaagcctccttcactcacgctgccaaacataccctggtaaaacttgactatcctaccgatccttaacttcggtgatgtcatttacaaaatagcctccaacactctactcagcaaactggatgcagtctatcacaatgccatccgttttgtcactaaagccccatataccacccactactgcgacctgtatgctcttgtctgctggccctcgctacatattcgtcaccaaacccactggccccaggtcatctataagtctttgctaggtaaagctcctccttaactcagctcactggtaaccatagcaacacccacccatagcacacgctccaggaggtatatctcactggtcatccccaaagccaacacctcctttggccgcctttcctacagttctctgctgccaatgactggaacgaattgcaaaaatcgctgaagttggagacatatctccctcactaactttaagcatcagctatctgagcagcttactgattgctgcagctgtaaacagcccatctgtaaatagcccatcaaatttcctacctcatccccatgtttttatttttttgttattttgcacaccagtatttctacttgcacatcatcatctgcacatctatctctCCGGTGTTAAtttactaaattgtaattacttcgctactatggcctattttttgccttacctccatactccatttgcacacactatatagatttttctattgtgttattgactgtttgtttgtttatcccacgtgtaactctgttgtttttgtcacactgctttgctttatcttggccaggtcgcatttgtaaatgagaacttgttctcaacttgcctacctggttaaataaaggtgaaaaaaaatatccTAACCTTATTTTAGTCACATGTTCAACtatcatcagctgatccaggaaatcattttctgaatgacagtcacatgacaaacatcacgacatgcaacaacaaccaaagtgcTTCTTCATTCTTTACTCTGGTCAAGACAGTTATGCTGTGCTCCACGTTGGATCCAACATCCCTACTTTGGTCATAATGTGTAGAGAACTGTTCCTTGATGGATAGGCTATTTTCCTTTATTTGTtgctaggtgaagttatgggccaATTTTGCAAACCGTGTACAATCCCTCATTGTCAGGCTGATGGaaaagctagccaaagagcattttactggttgaagtgtttttttaaagtacaaagcagttgatttgcgatgatgacacaaacattatattaagcaggacattcaaacaagccttacaattataatccaaagtagtgtgaaatgtaGTCATAAGCAACCTGGAAATGGAGGTTACTCACCAGAGTTTTCCCCCATTcacattcagaatacattgtgaaaaactaaaatcTTTGCTCACCGTCTTTGCTCcaggcagatatactacatccataactatcagtttcctcattagcagggagGTGTTTCTACAATCAAATTGTGTGTTTATCGCCCTCATGCCGTAATTTTATTAATCACAGAAAGGGGCCTATACTGGAGACCAAAAGTTGTCTGGCACACTGCTTAGAGTTTCAACAACATGAATAACTTATTTCTAGTCTACAATCTtagatgttactactaatgtgaaaacaagacaataTGACTGTTCTTGCTCAttttaagacaaatgtcaaataaTCATTACATTTATTACAGGCGTAAATTGTTGTCCAACAGCATGACCACACTGTTGGCATCACTTTTACAGTGGATTTTttgctgttgtgggcctttaaccatttatctgactttgttgttcacgcaggagagaaacagaactaccgtggatcctctggggagcctcaacaacatcatgatgctgacaaggcagagaagagtctctccacgTCAGAACACCTCAATAAATACCTGCGGAGATCCACAAGGAAGAgatttcactgctgctctgatTGTGGGAAAGTTTTTAAATATTCATCCGAATTTAGAATACACCTGAGAAATCACACATTAGAGAAATCTTACTGCTGCTCTtcctgtgggaagagttttactctcTCAACCcgcctgatatcacaccagagaacacacacaagagataaatcttatagctgtgatcaatgtgagaAGATTTTTCCTCGGGTAATCAACCTGGTATCacaccagagaaaacacacaggagagaaatcgtaTATCTGTAaccaatgtgggaagagtttatCTTCATCTGGAACTCTGACtgtacaccagagaatacacacaggagtgaaaccttatagctgtgctcaatgtgggaagagttttattaTGTCTGGTCAGCTGAAGGCACACcatagaacacacacaggagagaaaccttatagctgtattcaatgtgggaagagttttgctagATCTAGCCGTTTAACtgcacaccagagaacacacacagtaaagaaatcttatagctgtaatcaatgtgggaagagttttactatgTCTAATCAGCTGAAggcacaccagagaacacacacagtaaagaaatcttatagctgtattcaatgtgggaagagttttgctagATCTAGCCGTTTAACtgcacaccagagaacacacacagtaaagaaatctcatagctgtaatcaatgtgggaagagatactCTCATAAAAGATCTCTGactaaacatcagaaaatacatggaGTTGTTTCACGATATCAATGAATTAATGTCACAGTGTAGAATATTAACACATTGTAggaggagtattttaatgatgtcacaatgtagaacccTAAATGTTTGCCCCCTTATCAATTGATTTCAGCATGATATTAGCCTTGGgaaaaatccaggctctgaattgaGAGAGTACTATTTATGAGATTTAACAAAAAGTGACTAACAAGAAAAGAGTTGTTACACTTACCACATTGGTGACGCtcttgaatcaaaatgcaacacttcaaaatgtagcgatttgttttctacaaattgtcctctaaccagggatgtacacattattcccagattccgtgtggtttttgagctgttagttttaacaggatgTGCAACCTCATCTCCCTTGTCTCGCACAATTGATTTCAACATGTAATCGATGAGTGATGACAAATAAGTGTTGCGTTCCTTTATTTAGCGACCCCTAAACTTAAATGCATCTctccaaaatgtagctgactgtcttctgcatgttgtcctctaaccagtgaggtgAAAGATATTTCCTtttttcatgtgttttttttttagttGTGTTTCAAGTTTTCGCTTTTGGTGCTTGTATAAGTAAATACAAGTAATGTGATTATTGTGGCAGATGTTTGTGTAGATAGTACATTTTATGTTAAGGATTTCAATTTATCATAAACTTTTTCTGACATTGGGGCTATCCACCTAGCAAAATGTTGAAAACATACAATATAAGTTTGGTTTTAGTTGAAagtgaaagttgaaaagaactatTTAATTTCAACGTACTTGCAGCCTATACACATGGTCGCAGTATAATAAATTGGTCTATAATCAATTTTATGAACAGTCCtacatcactccagtatttatTTACAACATTCAAGTGCTAAATGTCTTTATTCCAATAATGACGAAGCATGACTCAAATCACCTACAAATATTTCAATTTAGTTAATTATTGCTAATACATATTAACAAAGGGGTGTACATTTGGTTTTGATATTTCATATTTACAATTCATGTAACATTTAGTAATCATAATTATTTATGCAACCAACTGACGATTTTTGGGTACAATTATATTGACATTGTTACCCTGCTTTTAGAATATCAGGGATCATTCTCAGATGTGCCAAACCAAATGTTCTAGAGCATGACATTGGGGACTGGGCCCAGATCCAACAACATCTAGTGAAccctggaaagagagagaagctccgCAGTGAGGTGGAAAGTTACTACGGGTATTGCAGGAGTTTCCTCTTGAAATCAGACATGTCTGTGTTAAGGACAACTTGGTTGCTGATTGTCTCAAGGGTGGGTAGTCAAAAAGTTTAGTGTTTACGTTTAGCCAGTGCGTTGCCATGGATCACAGTTTATTGCATGTTTTTCTGTATTGGAGATGAGTTTTGTTTGAGCTCGTTCCAAGGGGATGAGAGTTCCAGAAGCTAGTGGGTTTTAGGAAGATGAGTTTTATAGTAAGAAAAGGGATATAAAAATAATATGATTGTATATATTGTTTACAAatgttttttcttgtttttaattgttgaTAGCCAGTAGACACCATGTTTATATTGTAGAAGGTGAAGCATTATAGTAGATTATAAtgtgaaatggaagttgttttctCTTGGTGGTAAGCAAACTTGTCCAACAAAAACAGGATATATTTGTCTTAAGGAGGAAGGTGTTACAGACTTtagtttttccatttatgttttgaggttgaaCGTTAGCACGttttggtgtcacctcgttagtcaatATGTGTTCCACCtttgctggcttgtccatctcgttagtgggaaggtgtttcacctgagctgaTTCAGGttatatttaagagtgtctggcccagtgctccagttgtcttgatagatgtgacAAATCAACACCTTTAGTTGCGCTACCgctttggtttgcttcctgtttttaagttagttgtgggtttttcttttgtttgcctcttcttgggcagatttaatgggtctcatggtgggtgtcttttaggtcccagttgttgttactagtcaactttcagtggacactgagagcaaaattgcaagattatgttattatacttttattgcatcaaatggttgttttatgcaacagaatagaggaTTCTTAgaactattgtgtctgtgtgttctactgaggatgggcctctgggagataacactgacaggagatttacaatGTCTTTTGGGTGATAATACATGAAGAGACCACATTCCAGAttatgagttaatgtttctgttctatgtggtaccagggagagatgaccccagggccagaccctggtctctacacaaagagtactgtttttacagcagatactgtctgctgagAATTATATCTTCCATACAAATCTTTATCTTGTGACCCATTCTTTACATTGGTTGTTCGTCATGTAGATTGAAAGGGGTGTAAATTGGCTGTAAAATACCTTTGTACTTTTGTATCTGGGCTCTCAACTAATCATCTGGGGGTGATTCGTCGACCAGCCATAATTATCGTAGAGCACTCAATTGATtcactttatatgtgtgtgttgtattgacctgctcccttattattaagtgaataaagatttagtttaagaaTAACTCTGACTTATGTGATAAGTTTGTTTCTCATTTGATATtaaagaaattaaccaccacatTTGGCAATGGGGATGTGAATCTTGACTTGGTGACCGCTCCTCACGACGTGGGTAAATCGTGGAGGGATCCCTCAAACTTGGAATCTCAGGGAGACCAGACTTCGGGAACGGAGCAGATGGACCCACCTTTGATCTGAGAGGCagcgagccgagtggataccacatctcgaacgtagttttttttttaaagaaaagaaaATGAGCAAAACAAGTGGAGTTTTTAGAAAAGCCTCATAGGCTCTGAGTGTGTATTCCTGTGTGAGGGGGGCACCTTGGAGGTGTAAACAGGGCCGAGACAGGAGGTTCTGAGtgtcaatgtatgagttgcattaTCCTAGGAACTAACCATGAGATAGAAATGTGAAAATATTCCTGCAGGTTAAAATATTGTTGAAAAACAACTAATTGATTAGGTATGTTTGGGAATAGCATTGTGTGACTGATATGAGAGTTGTGTGAATATGGAAATGAGTCTTAATCTGACGTTTGGATAGTAACATATAGAAATATGCTTAATCAGATGATTGACATTTTAGAAAGCAGCTGAAGGTCTATAGTTCCTGGGAGGCTTGATTTTGCCGTGGTCTCTGGGAGGTTAGAGAACCGTTGACGATCCCATGATCATTGTCCGggaaacaaaagtttatttttgGTTCCGCTGGGAGTTTGGAGAGTTGCTACGTAGCTATGGAGAGTCCTTGAAAAAGCAAATGGAATGGTTGTTGTGAGTACCTCAGAATTTCTTACAttttatatggattctgtgaataTTTGAAAATATGAtgaattgtatgtgtgtataatgaTTACTAGAGATTTGATAAAGTAATACTGGGATTATAAATAGATACAATTTAAACAACCCATATGTAGACATACGTAGGTTTTGAGTTGGTATCTTtaatggataatttgataaagatgaggCTTAAGCATTATTAAACAGTCTACAAAGTCTGGGCAGTTCCTTTTTTAAACTCCCTGTCCACCCTTCCTTCATTATAATAAATATTTTAATAACAATATTGATTTAAATAATTCATTGTTTTTTTAGTGGCACCACAAATGTGAATTAATATTTACTAAacaatttatcaaacaaaacacattACAAAATTGCAACATTTCTGCATACATGTCAGaccataataaataatacatttactttgtatagtgcttttcatgacatttaaaaaatataaaataacgaTGTACAATAAAAACAACTTACATTAAAAATGAATCATAGGTAAACTAACAACATTGTTGACTTGATGCTAAATACATATTTTTCAGCTTTAGTGTGTATATTGTATCCACTTAGTTATGTTAGGAAGTTTGCCATCTTTATGACCGGCCCTGGTAACTTCACCCCAACTTCTCTTATCCCCAGAACACAGTAACTTATTAACAACATAAGTGTTTTACTGACATTTTGGGGAAATTTAagggaaaataaaaaatacagaccTAGCAGAGCCCCAAGTCCCATGGGGACGTCCTCGAGGGCGTGGATGTTCTCCCCATCAAAGGCCAGCGGGTTTTCACTCTCATGGTGAAATGGATTTCCACTGATGTGCAGTAAAGGAGTGAAAAGCGGTGAAATCTGTGTCAACAAAAGTTAGAAAAGATTCATACACATACAATTAACAAAGAACAGAACAAATTTTCAGCTGTAGTTTTATATAAGCATGCACACCTATGTTTTTGAAGAAACAGATGATTGGTGCAAAGGCATACCTTGTCACGGACATAAAGGCCACTCGGGTCCTCAATTGAAGAGGTTGGGCAAGAGCAGAATCGCTGCTGTGGTCTCCAGTCCTAGTAAGGTAAGCAATGATCTTACTACACTTGCTAATTTTATTACAAAATACGTTAGAGAAAGGGAAGGAATAATAGCAAATACCTCTTCTGTATTGTCCTTCAGGGACTGTCAAAATAGCAGGATGATGTCCTCACCTCTGTCTCGCCTCTGTTGATGATTAACTTACAGGAGAgtgagaccaaatcatggacgctggacagagtggatttcagttgtaacaaaaaggcagtttattgagtcaaaagatatcttgtcctgcagTTTAACGTGCACGGACCTGATTCATATAGCTCAGAAGGAGTTAGCTGAAAAAGGGGCTTAGACAAAGGTTACAGCAGTTTTtatacatggaataatgtaggtAGAGTTTTGTCGTGTCGCCTTCTGAATGGTCCCGAAGGGTTGGAGGCGGAcctgctctagccagagcaggagccccattggtgcacagcagagtcTTCTGCTCTgggcacccgaccagtagaggggggatgaagtgtgtgtgtttatgcaagaAGGTATTTGTGTGTCAGGGGATCGTGAGGTAGGGGGAACTGAGAGGGGCAGTTTtatggctgggtgtgtgtgttcgtgcgatggaatgtctgtgtgtgtcctgggGTCGTGAGATAAGAGAACTGAGAGGGGCAGTTTATGGTTGGGTATATGTGTTCGTTCCTGTTTGGGCAGGGATACGTGCAATGACTTGAGTCAAGCGGATAAGTTTGGCGCTGTataatatatgagctatgtgtatgaatatatgtatatatgacaCCTCTCTACCTCTGATAGTCCTTGAATGATATTTTTGTCTATATCCATTCAATGGACTTGATTCATTTCTGAGAAGATCTGAAAATATCATTTGGACACATGTATGCTAATAGATGTCAGTTTGTATTTACTGCTATGTAGGATAAATGTACACTTCAAAAGCAGCTGTCCTACCACAAATCTGTACCTTCTTCTTGATCCCAATTGCATTGTGTccatgttctgtcctataggattTTCAAAGCGAGAGAAAATGTGCCAAAGAATAGTCTTACAAGCattaaaagatatatatatatacagtgccttgcgaaagtattcggcccccttgaactttgcgaccttttgccacatttcaggcttcaaacataaagatataaaactgtatttttttgtgaagaatcaacaacaagtgggacacaatcatgaagtggaacgacatttattggatatttcaaacttttttaacaaatcaaaaactgaaaaattgggcgtgcaaaattattcagcccccttaagttaatactttgtagcgccaccttttgctgcgattacagctgtaagttgcttggggtatgtctatcagttttgcacatcgagagactgacattttttcccattcctccttgcaaaacagctcgagctcagtttggttggatggagagcatttgtgaacagcagttttcagttctttccacagattctcgattggattcaggtctggactttgacttggccattctaacacctggatatgtttatatttgaaccattccattgtagattttgctttatgttttggatcattgtcttgttggaagacaaatctccgtcccagtctcaggtcttttgcagactccatcaggttttcttccagaatggtcctgtatttggctccatccatcttcccatcaattttaaccatcttccctgtccctgctgaagaaaagcaggctcaaaccatgatgctgccaccaccatgtttgacagtggggatggtgtgttcagggtgatgagctgtgttgcttttacgtcaaacataacgttttgtattgttgccaaaaagttcaattttggtttcatctgaccagagcaccttcttccacatgtttggtgtgtctcccaggtggcttgtggcaaactttaaacaacactttttatggatatctttaagaaatggctttcttgttgccactcttccataaaggccagatttgtgcaatatacgactgattgttgtcctatggacagagtctcccacctcagctgtagatctctgcagttcatccagagtgatcatgggcctcttggctgcatctctgatcagtcttctccttgtatgagctgaaagtttagagggacggccaggtcttggtagatttgcagtggtctgatactccttccatttcaatattatcgcttgcacagtgctccttgggatgtttaaagcttgggaaatatttttgtatccaaatccggctttaaacttcttcacaacagtatctcggacctgcctggtgtgttccttgttcttcatgatgctctctgcgcttttaagggac
The genomic region above belongs to Oncorhynchus mykiss isolate Arlee chromosome 6, USDA_OmykA_1.1, whole genome shotgun sequence and contains:
- the LOC110526054 gene encoding gastrula zinc finger protein XlCGF17.1 isoform X2, whose amino-acid sequence is MSSLSFSRPVKEEEVCWTEKEAVGLNIVVKEEKEEEDVTVKQEVEGEAVTVKEEEKYIFGMKDEEGEITVTLEEDEEEKTGELINTSKYREKQNYRGSSGEPQQHHDADKAEKSLSTSEHLNKYLRRSTRKRFHCCSDCGKVFKYSSEFRIHLRNHTLEKSYCCSSCGKSFTLSTRLISHQRTHTRDKSYSCDQCEKIFPRVINLVSHQRKHTGEKSYICNQCGKSLSSSGTLTVHQRIHTGVKPYSCAQCGKSFIMSGQLKAHHRTHTGEKPYSCIQCGKSFARSSRLTAHQRTHTVKKSYSCNQCGKSFTMSNQLKAHQRTHTVKKSYSCIQCGKSFARSSRLTAHQRTHTVKKSHSCNQCGKRYSHKRSLTKHQKIHGVVSRYQ
- the LOC110526054 gene encoding zinc finger protein 664 isoform X1 gives rise to the protein MSSLSFSRPVKEEEVCWTEKEAVGLNIVVKEEKEEEDVTVKQEVEGEAVTVKEEEKYIFGMKDEEGEITVTLEEDEEEKTGELINTSKYNNCKQGVSDVRHSRSWLDGEKQNYRGSSGEPQQHHDADKAEKSLSTSEHLNKYLRRSTRKRFHCCSDCGKVFKYSSEFRIHLRNHTLEKSYCCSSCGKSFTLSTRLISHQRTHTRDKSYSCDQCEKIFPRVINLVSHQRKHTGEKSYICNQCGKSLSSSGTLTVHQRIHTGVKPYSCAQCGKSFIMSGQLKAHHRTHTGEKPYSCIQCGKSFARSSRLTAHQRTHTVKKSYSCNQCGKSFTMSNQLKAHQRTHTVKKSYSCIQCGKSFARSSRLTAHQRTHTVKKSHSCNQCGKRYSHKRSLTKHQKIHGVVSRYQ